The following proteins come from a genomic window of Corynebacterium sp. P4-C1:
- a CDS encoding protoporphyrinogen oxidase, with the protein MKIAIIGAGLAGLTVAYELRGTDAEVDVYEATDRIGGKLHTVAFEGGPTDMGAEAFMARRQDAVDFFTELGLEDSLVEPSGLRSLVWVDAEARQLPTGGIMGIPGSSETVAHLVSEETAKRIDDESTRPGFTWPAEGDLNVGALVRERYGDEVVDNIVSALLGGVYSCTADDLGVRATIPQLAAEFDRLAAESEGRTVHLSTAVKNLEEQQAAKRKELPTGHGAVFNAFREGYQEVYETLAEKSGADIYIDAFISGIERVDTESGENNSTNSENSTGSTGSFRLKGGEDTGYDHVVLAVPAPTAALLLKQIAPEASQSLSTVKLANSAVVGMRFATDKGLPENSGVLVATGAEDVRTKAFTFSSRKWPHLAERGGALVRASFGRFGDDIAIRASEDDLVDWALDDLQTITGFDGRGAGLEEIYVQRWFGGLPRFDEKHVATVGDVDKRLAAVDGISVTGAWAGGVGVPAVIAHARGVARKLAH; encoded by the coding sequence GTGAAAATTGCGATCATCGGGGCTGGTCTTGCCGGGCTCACCGTGGCCTACGAGCTGCGTGGCACGGACGCAGAAGTCGACGTGTACGAGGCCACCGACAGGATCGGCGGCAAGTTGCACACCGTCGCCTTCGAGGGCGGCCCGACGGACATGGGCGCTGAGGCGTTCATGGCGCGGCGCCAAGATGCCGTGGACTTCTTCACAGAACTCGGCCTGGAAGATTCGCTCGTGGAGCCGTCCGGTCTGCGCTCGCTCGTGTGGGTCGACGCCGAGGCACGCCAGCTGCCCACCGGCGGCATCATGGGCATCCCCGGCTCATCGGAGACCGTCGCGCATTTGGTCTCGGAAGAAACAGCGAAGCGTATCGACGACGAATCCACCCGCCCCGGCTTCACCTGGCCCGCGGAAGGGGACCTGAATGTCGGCGCGCTGGTGCGTGAGCGCTACGGCGACGAGGTCGTGGACAATATCGTGTCTGCCTTGCTCGGCGGCGTGTATTCCTGCACGGCTGACGATCTCGGTGTGCGCGCGACAATTCCGCAGCTGGCGGCGGAATTCGACCGGTTGGCCGCCGAATCGGAGGGCCGGACGGTCCACCTGTCCACCGCAGTGAAGAATTTGGAGGAGCAGCAGGCCGCGAAGCGCAAGGAGCTGCCCACCGGCCACGGCGCCGTCTTCAACGCCTTCCGTGAGGGCTACCAGGAGGTCTACGAGACCCTCGCGGAGAAATCCGGCGCGGACATCTACATCGACGCGTTCATCTCCGGAATTGAACGGGTCGACACCGAGAGCGGGGAGAACAACAGCACAAACAGCGAGAACAGCACCGGCAGCACCGGCAGCTTCCGTCTCAAGGGCGGGGAAGACACTGGCTACGACCACGTCGTGCTCGCGGTTCCTGCGCCGACGGCGGCGTTGCTGCTGAAACAGATCGCGCCGGAGGCTTCCCAGTCGTTGTCGACGGTGAAGCTGGCCAACTCGGCCGTGGTAGGCATGCGGTTCGCCACCGATAAAGGACTACCGGAGAACTCCGGTGTGCTGGTGGCCACCGGCGCCGAAGACGTGCGGACGAAGGCGTTCACCTTCTCCTCCCGCAAATGGCCTCACCTGGCGGAACGCGGCGGGGCGCTGGTCCGCGCCAGCTTCGGTCGCTTCGGTGACGACATCGCCATCCGCGCCAGCGAAGACGATCTCGTGGACTGGGCGCTCGACGACCTGCAGACCATCACCGGTTTCGACGGCCGCGGGGCAGGTCTGGAGGAAATCTACGTGCAGCGCTGGTTCGGCGGTCTCCCGCGTTTCGACGAGAAGCATGTGGCGACGGTGGGGGACGTCGATAAGCGACTTGCCGCTGTCGACGGAATCTCCGTGACCGGTGCCTGGGCTGGCGGTGTCGGTGTGCCCGCGGTGATCGCGCACGCGCGCGGGGTGGCGCGGAAGCTCGCGCACTGA
- a CDS encoding DedA family protein, with amino-acid sequence MSHDSRDETQPLPGHEPDAGPETVTDTPSANEAEREWWEEPGMPWNTKPTKEDYWCLGWFGFVGIFGMALIPFRAWLLGLEPPILLALTGSRVGAASTGALVSEGEASGWIWYVLLGTLMAIKFDWVYWWGGKLWGRGMLDVQAENSKRMGKNIARVEGWFHKLGWLAVFLAYLPIPLPIKFVVLVLTGATGMSVKKMLVLDFLAKLAWTLLYFWLGWMIGHPVVYVLEQYAKVANWIAIGLLVVVFVGIFRRQSKNAPAA; translated from the coding sequence ATGTCGCACGACAGCCGAGATGAAACCCAGCCGTTGCCCGGACACGAACCTGACGCCGGCCCCGAAACGGTGACGGACACGCCCTCCGCGAACGAAGCCGAACGCGAATGGTGGGAAGAGCCCGGCATGCCGTGGAACACCAAGCCCACCAAAGAGGACTACTGGTGCCTCGGCTGGTTCGGCTTCGTAGGCATCTTCGGCATGGCCCTCATCCCGTTCCGCGCGTGGTTGCTCGGCCTGGAACCGCCGATCCTGCTGGCGCTGACCGGCTCGCGCGTCGGTGCCGCCTCCACGGGCGCGCTTGTCTCGGAGGGGGAGGCCTCCGGCTGGATCTGGTACGTGCTCCTGGGCACCCTGATGGCCATCAAATTCGACTGGGTCTACTGGTGGGGCGGCAAACTCTGGGGCCGCGGCATGCTCGACGTGCAGGCGGAGAACTCCAAACGCATGGGCAAGAACATCGCGCGCGTGGAGGGCTGGTTCCACAAACTCGGCTGGCTGGCCGTCTTTCTGGCGTATCTGCCCATTCCGCTGCCGATCAAATTCGTGGTGCTCGTGCTCACCGGTGCCACGGGCATGTCGGTGAAGAAGATGCTCGTGCTGGACTTCCTGGCCAAACTGGCGTGGACGCTGTTGTACTTCTGGCTCGGCTGGATGATCGGCCACCCCGTCGTGTACGTGCTCGAGCAGTACGCGAAGGTGGCCAACTGGATCGCGATCGGCCTGCTCGTGGTCGTCTTCGTGGGAATCTTCCGCCGCCAGTCGAAGAACGCGCCGGCGGCGTAG
- the hemE gene encoding uroporphyrinogen decarboxylase, whose protein sequence is MTRRELTQAPIVEAAYGRTPSRTPVWFMRQAGRSLPEYRAAREGIAMLDSCFMPELLAEITLQPVRRHDVDAAILFSDIVVPLKAAGVDVEIVPGRGPVLAQPVRTKEDVANLAVLDHEVEEVAQGISHILDELSDTQALIGFVGAPFTLASYLVEGGPSKNHEKTKAMMHGDPDTWHELMRRLIPTITAFLRTQVEAGIDAMQLFDSWAGFLTEADYRRHVLPYSTEILETVQGEIPRIHFGVATGELLGAMSEAGSEVMGVDWRVPLDRAAERFASPRVLQGNLDPALLFAGEGVVREEVARIKAEAARAIDAGTATGHIFNLGHGVMPETDAEAITEAVHIIHEEA, encoded by the coding sequence ATGACCCGACGTGAGCTGACTCAAGCCCCCATTGTGGAGGCCGCTTACGGCCGCACGCCGTCGCGAACCCCAGTGTGGTTCATGCGGCAAGCTGGCCGCTCCCTGCCGGAATACCGCGCCGCGCGCGAAGGCATCGCCATGCTGGATTCGTGCTTCATGCCGGAGTTGCTCGCGGAGATCACGTTGCAGCCGGTCCGCCGCCATGATGTGGATGCCGCGATCTTGTTCTCCGACATCGTCGTGCCGCTCAAGGCTGCGGGAGTGGACGTGGAGATCGTCCCGGGCCGCGGCCCGGTGCTGGCGCAGCCGGTGCGCACCAAGGAGGACGTGGCCAATCTGGCGGTCCTCGACCACGAGGTCGAGGAAGTCGCGCAGGGGATCAGCCACATCCTGGACGAGCTGAGCGACACCCAGGCGCTGATCGGCTTCGTCGGCGCACCTTTCACGTTGGCGAGCTACCTGGTCGAGGGCGGGCCGAGCAAGAACCACGAGAAAACCAAGGCCATGATGCACGGCGACCCGGACACGTGGCACGAGCTAATGCGCCGCCTGATTCCCACCATCACGGCGTTCCTGCGCACACAGGTGGAGGCGGGCATCGACGCGATGCAGCTTTTCGATTCCTGGGCGGGCTTTCTCACCGAGGCGGATTACCGCCGTCACGTGCTTCCGTACTCCACGGAGATCCTGGAGACGGTCCAAGGGGAGATCCCGCGCATCCACTTCGGTGTGGCCACGGGTGAGCTGCTCGGCGCTATGTCGGAGGCGGGCAGTGAGGTGATGGGCGTCGATTGGAGAGTTCCGCTCGACCGCGCCGCGGAGCGTTTCGCATCCCCGCGTGTGCTGCAGGGCAACCTTGACCCGGCGCTGTTGTTCGCCGGCGAGGGTGTCGTCCGCGAGGAGGTCGCCCGGATCAAGGCGGAGGCGGCCCGCGCGATCGATGCCGGCACAGCCACCGGACACATTTTCAACCTCGGCCACGGCGTGATGCCGGAGACCGACGCGGAAGCGATCACCGAAGCCGTCCACATCATCCACGAGGAGGCGTAA